The DNA segment TCCACATCGAGCCGTACGAGAAGATGCTGCGCGTGCGCTTCCGCATGGACGGCGTGCTCTACGAGATCATGCAGCCGCCGGTGAAGCTCAAGAACGCCATCACCTCGCGCGTGAAGGTCATGGCGTCGCTCGACATCGCCGAGCGACGCATGCCGCAGGACGGCCGCATCAAGCTCAAGCTCGGTAACAACCGCGAGATGGACTTCCGCGTCTCGGTGCTGCCGACGATCTTCGGCGAGAAGGTCGTGCTGCGGCTCCTCGACAAGTCGAACCTCCAGCTCGACATGACGAAGCTCGGGTTCGAGGAGAAGGCGCTCGCCGACTTCAAGGAGTCGATCTACCGCCCGCACGGTATGGTGCTCGTCACGGGCCCGACCGGCAGCGGCAAGACCACCACGCTCTACTCGGCGCTCGCCGAGCTCAACAAGACGGCGAGCAACATCTCGACCGCCGAGGACCCCGTCGAATTCAACCTGGTCGGCATCAACCAGGTGCAGATGCACGAGGCGATCGGCCTCACGTTCGCGTCGTCGTTGCGCTCGTTCCTGCGCCAGGATCCGGACATCATCATGGTCGGCGAGATCCGCGACTTCGAGACCGCCGAGATCGGAGTGAAGGCCGCCCTCACCGGCCACCTGGTGCTGTCGACGCTCCACACGAACGACGCGCCCTCGACGATCAACCGCCTCCTCAACATGGGCGTCGAGCCCTTCCTGGTCGCGTCGTCGATCAACCTCATCATGGCGCAGCGCCTGGTGCGCGTGATCTGCGCCAACTGCAAGGAGGAGGCGCCGATGACGCCCGACGCGCTCGTCGACATCGGCACGCCGGCCGAGATGGCAGAGCACATGACGTGCTACCGCGGCGCCGGTTGCGGCAACTGCAACAGCACCGGCTACAAGGGCCGTCTGGCGCTCTACGAGGTGATGCCGATGCACGAATCCATCCGCGACGCCGTCATCGCGGGAGCGTCCACCGCCGAGGTGAAGCGGACCGCCATCGCGACCGGCATGACCACCCTGCGCCGCAGCGGCATCAACAAGATCGCCGACGGGGTGACGACCGTCGAAGAAGTACTGCGGATCACGATGCCGGACGCGCAAGCGGGCTGACGTTCCTCCCCGGCATGTCCCTTGCTCCCTGCGTGAGTTCGCGGAGGTACGCCCGATGGTGAACATCCAGGATTTCCTTCAACTGATGCTGGAAGCGGGGGCCTCCGACCTGCACGTGACGCAGGACAGCCCGCCGCTGATCCGCGTGCACGGCGAGCTCCGACCGCTCGCCTACCCGCCGCTCACGGCGACCGACACCCGCCAGCTCTGCTACAGCATCCTCACCGAAGCGCAGAAAAAGAAGTTCGAGGAGGACAGCGAGCTCGACTTCTCGTTCGCCGCCAAGGGCGTCTGCCGCTTCCGCGGCAACCTCTACAATCAGAAGGGAGCCGTCGGCGGCGCGTTTCGCGCCATCCCCTACGAGATCCCGCCGCTCGACAAGCTGGGGCTGCCGCGCTCCGTCATGGAGCTCGCCGCCTTGCCGCGCGGCCTCGTGCTCGTGACCGGACCGACGGGCAGCGGCAAGTCGACGACGCTCGCGGCCATCATCGACAAGATCAACGCCACCCGGCCCGAGCACATCATCACGGTCGAGGATCCGATCGAGTTCGTGCACAACCACAAGCGCGCGATGATCAATCAGCGCGAGGTCTTCGCGGACACCCACGGTTTCGCGCCCGCCTTGAAGCACGTTCTCCGGCAGGATCCCGACATCGTGCTCATCGGCGAAATGCGCGACCTCGAGACGATCGAGGCGGCGCTGGTCGTCGCCGAAACCGGCCACCTGGTGTTCTCGACGCTGCACACCAACTGCGCGGTGCAGACCATCAACCGCGTGATCGACGTCTTCCCGCCGCACCAGCAGGAGCAGGTGCGCGCGCAGCTCTCGCTGGTGTTGCAGGGCGTGGTGTCGCAGCAGCTCATCCCGCGCGCCGACGGCCGCGGCCGCTGCCTCGCCTCCGAGGTGATGATCCCGAACGCCGCCATCCGGAACCTCATCCGCGAGGCCAAGGTGCACCAGATGTACTCGCAGATGCAGGTCGGCCAGCAGAAGTTCGGGATGCAGACGATGAGCCAAGCGCTCATCGACCTGCACCAGCGCCGCCTGATCACGACCGAGGAGGCGCTCGGCCACGCGACCGAGCCCGACGAGCTCAAGACCATGATGGGACAACAGGCCGCCATCGTCGAGAAGGTGCGGCCGATGGCGCGCCACTGAGCGCGACGCGCCGAAGCGAGCGAAGGAGGCGGTAGGCCATGCCGGTATTCAAGTGGGTGGGCGTCGGACCGAACGGCGAGACCATGCGCGGCGAGATGGAGGCGATGACCCGCCAGGCGGTCATCACGCGGCTGCGCACCCAGCGCATCAATCCGAGCCCGGAGAAGATCAAGGAGAAGGGCAAGGGCTTCGATCGCGAGATCAGCCTGCCGTCGTTCGGCGCGCCGGTGAAGCAGCACGACATCGTCGTGTTCACCCGCCAGTTCGCGACGATGATCGACGCCGGCCTCCCGCTCGTGCAGTGCCTCGAGATTCTCTCGCAGCAGTCCGAGAGCAAGGCGCTCTGCAAGGCGCTGCGAGAAGTCAAGGAGGAGGTCGAGGCCGGCTCCACCTTCGCGGCGGCGCTCAAGAAGCACCCGAAGATCTTCTCCGACCTCTACGCCAACATGGTCGCGGCCGGCGAGGTCGGCGGCATCCTGGACACGATCCTGAACCGCCTGGCGTCCTACATGGAGAAGATCGTCAGGCTGAAGAGCAAGATCAAGGGCGCGATGATCTATCCCGCCTGCATCATCTCGGCGGCGGTCCTCGTCACCGGCATCCTCCTCGTGTACGTGATCCCGGTCTTCGCCGAGCTCTTCAACAGCTTCGGCCAGGCGCTCCCCGCGCCCACCCAGTTCGTCATCAACCTCTCGAACTTCACCATCAACAACTTCTGGCTCATCGTCGGCGGCATGATCGCCGTCGCGGGCGGGTTCGTCTTCACGTCCCGCACCGACCAGGGCCGCTACTACCTCGACAAGGTGGGGCTCCGCCTGCCGGTCTTCGGCGACATCATCCGCAAGACCGCGATCGCGCGCTTCGCGCGGACGCTCGGCACCCTCGTATCGTCCGGCGTACCGATTCTCGACGCCCTCACCATCACCGGGCGGACCGCCGGCAACAAGATCATCGAGGAGGCGATCTTCGCCACCCGTTCCAGCATCAGCGAGGGCAAGACGATCGCCGAGCCGCTCATCGCGTCCAAGGTGTTCCCGCCGATGGTCTGCCAGATGATCGCCGTCGGCGAGACGACCGGCGCACTCGACCAGATGCTGCAGAAGATCGCCGACTTCTACGAGGACGAGGTCGACAATGCCGTCGCCAACCTGACCTCGCTCATGGAGCCCATGGTGATCCTGATCCTCGGCGGCCTGATCGGCGGCCTGGTGGTCTCGATGTACCTGCCGATCTTCAAGCTCGGATCGGTGCTGTCCTGAGATGAGCGAGCCTTCCGCCGACGACGCGTCCGCCGAGGCGGGGGGCGTCGCGCCCGCGCCGCGCGACCAGGCGCTCCGCCGCCGGCTCGGCTGGTTCCTCGTCGTCCGCACCGTCCTGGTGACGATGTTCCTGGCCTTCGCGGCCTGGGTCTACGGACCACAGGAGGCCGCCGGGCCCGATCCACGCCTCGGCCTGATCGCGCTCGGCTACGGCGTGACCGCGATCTCGGCGTTGCTGCTGCCGCGCGTCCGCCACATCGTGCTCTTCGCGGGCGCGCAGGTCGCGGTCGACCTCGCGCTGGTGACGCTCGTGATCCTCGCAACGGGCGGCCTCGCGAGCCCGCTCGCGGTCCTCTACAACGTGGTCATCCTGAACAGCGCGCTCCTGCGGCTCGGACGCGGCGTCGTCGCGACCGCCGCCGTCGCGGCGATCGTGTACGGCACATTGATGACGGAGCTCGCGGTCGGCGCGCCGGCCGGAATGCCGCTCGGACCGCACGCCGTCAGCCATGGGACGATCATCCTCTCGTTCTTCGCGATCGCCGGCCTCGCCCGCTACCTCTCGACGCAGCTCGCCGCCGCCGAGAGTCTGCTCGCGGCCCGCCAGGAAGACCTCGGACGCATCGAGGTGCTGCAGCAGCTGGTGGCGAACGCCGTCGACAACGGCCTCGTCGTGACCGACGGCAACGGCCGGATCGTCTCCGCCAATCCGACCGCCGCGGAGATCCTGGCGCTGCCGCCGGGCACGTCGGGCGCGGCGCTGGACGACGTCCTGCCGGGCGCCGCCGGGCTCGCGGCCGACGGCGTCCCCGTCGAGCTCGCGCTCGGCGACCCGGGCGAATCGCAACGCCACGTGCGCGTGAAGGTCGGCACGCTGACCGACACGTTCCACCACGCGATCGGCCGCATCTACGTGCTCCAGGACGTCACCACCGTGCGCGAGCTCGAGGCGCGCCTGCGCGAGCAGGAGCAGCTCGAGGCCTACGCCGACACGGTCCGCGCCACGAGCGAGACCGACGTCACCGTCTTCGAGGGGCTGGTCGGCGAGAGCGAGGCCATGCGGCGCGTGTTCGCACTCGTCGGGAAGGTCGCGCCGAGCGACTCGACCGTGCTCGTCACCGGCGAAAGCGGCACCGGCAAGGAGCTCGTGGCGCGCGCCATCCACACGCGCAGTCCACGCGTCGACCGCGAGTTCGTCCCGGTGAACTGCGGCGCCATCCCCGAGACGCTCATCGAGAGCGAGCTCTTCGGCCACGTGCGCGGGGCGTTCACGGGCGCGGTCACCGACCGGCCGGGCCTCTTCCGCCAGGCGCATCGCGGCACCATCTTCCTCGACGAGATCGGCGAGCTGCCGTTGCCGATGCAGGTGCGCCTGCTGCGCGTCCTGCAGGAACGCCAGATCGTCCCGGTCGGCGGCACGACCGCGATGCCGGTCGACGTGCGCGTCGTCGCAGCGACCAACCGCGACCTCGAACGGCTGGTCGCGGAGGGCAAGTTCCGTGAGGATCTCTACTACCGCCTGAACGTGATCCGCATCGAGACGCCGTCCCTGCGCTCCCGCCCGGAGGACATCCCGCTCCTCCTCGTCCACCTGCTGCGCATCTGCTCCGCGCGCCACGGGAAGACCGTCGAACGGGTGTCGCCGCGCACGCTTCGCACCCTGTGCACCTACGCGTATCCGGGCAACATCCGCGAGCTGGAGAACGTCATCGATCACGCGATCACCCTCTGCGAGGGCGACACGCTCACCGAGCAGGATCTGCCCGCACAGGTCCTGGCGCGCGGCGAGGCGACCGCCGCGGGCGGTGAGCCCGAGCCTCCGGCGCCACCCGTCTTCGGCGAGGGCTGCAACCTCGACGAGCAGCTCGCAACCTACGAGAAGGACATGCTGCTCGCCGCTCTCGATCGCGCGGGCGGCGTCCGCAAGCGCGCCGCCGAGCTCCTCGGCATCAAGTACCGGAGCCTCCGGCACCGCCTCTCGAAGTACGGCCTTGCGAGCCCCGACGACGACGACCTCGACCTCGGCTCCGTCCTGAACTGACACCGCCGCGCGCAGCCGCATGGCGAACGCGCACCGCGCGCCGTCGGGCCGCGAAGAGCAGGCGTCGCGTCGCGCGCTCGACCGCAGGGCGGCGCGGCTGGGTCGGCTCGAACGCGCCGCCACTGAGCGCGCGTGGCAGGGGACTCGACTCTTTCGAGCCGACCCAACCCACCGCAGTCGCGAGCGGAGCACGACTCCGCGATGGCGCATCGGCTGCGCGCGATGTCGTCGCCGACCCGATCAGCGGCGTTTTCGTGACAGTCAAAAAATGTCACCGTCAAGGAATTCGCCGGTTTTTGACGGTCTCGCTGCGCGCACGCGTTGCGCTCTCGTACACGAAGCGGCGTCGCGGACGCGAAAGCGACTCGCGGGTCGACGTAGCGGCCATGCGAGAAATCCGCGTTCCCGCTGAAAACCGGGCGCGCCGCCCGCCACGGCGGCCGGGCCTCCGGGCTCCGTGGCACCTCGCTTGCTCCCCCAGCGCTCCAACAAATCGGCTTCGGGACGATGGACGCCCCGAGACACTAGGAGGCAGACACAATGACTAAGCAGAATCAGTCCGGTTTCACCTTGATCGAGCTTCTGGTCGTCGTCGCGATCATCGGCATCTTGGCCGCGATCGCGATTCCGCAGTTCGCCGCGTACCGTGCCAAGGGCTTCGACGCCCGGGCCGAGAGCGACTGCCGCAACGCCGCGACGGCCGAGGAAGCGTACTTCGTCGACAACGCGACGTACTCGGACGCGGCGGGCAGCCTTCCGGGCTTCGTGCAGTCGGAAGACGTCAACGTCGCACTCACCGCGAGCGACACCGACTTCAGCGTGACCTGCGACTCGCCGAAGGGCACCTCCGGCTTCTCGTGCACATGGACGAGCAACCCGACCTCCGGCGAGCCGAACATGGTGTGCACCACCTCGTAATGCCCGCAGTCGGCTGACACTGGTGTGACCGTAACGGCGCGGGCGCACCTGCGGGTCCGCCCGCGTCTCTTTTTGTGGAGGAGAGCGAGTCGAGATGCGCGAACGGCTGACCTTGCACGGACTCTGGATCGCCACCGCTCTCACGATCCTCGTCCCTTCCTTCGCCGACCCCGACCTCTGGGGTCACCTGATCTTCGGCTCCTCGCTCCTCGCCGGTACGCTCCACCTCGAGAACACCTTCGCCTACACCACGCCCACCCAGCCCTGGGTGAACCACGAGATCCTGGCCGAAGGCGCGATGGCCCTCGCGTATCGGCTCGCCGGCTCGGCGGGCCTCGTGGCGCTGAAGGTCACGCTCGGGATCGCGACCGCCGCAGTCCTCTGGCGGACGGCGCGGCGACGGAGCGGCGACGCCCTCGCCGCGACCCTCGCGGTCGTCTTCGCGCTCTACGTGATGCGCCCGGGCTTCATGATCCGGCCGCAGCTCTTCACCATGCTCTTCCTGGCGGTGGCGCTCGAGGTCGTGGGCGCGAGCGGCCGCCGCGCCGTCGGCGGCGCCTGGATGCTGCCGCTCCTCGTCGCCCTCTGGGTGAACGTGCACGGCGGCGTGCTCGCCGGCGTCGGGCTGGCCGCCATCGCGCTCACGGCGGCGCGCACCACCGAGCTCTGGCACGGGACGCTCGGAGTCCGGGACGCGGGCGGCTCGACGCTGCTCCTCGCCCTGACGGCCGCCGCCCTCGCCGTGAACCCCTACGGCCTCCGCCTGGTCGCGTTCCTCCTGCGCGACGTCACGCCGGCCGTGCCCATCACCGAGTGGGCGCCGGTCGGCCTCCTCGACGCGTCGTTCCCGCTCTTCAAGCTGATGCTGCTCATCGCGACCGTCGGGACCGTGATGCTCCGGCCGGCGCTCGCGGAGACGGCCGTGGTCGCGGCGACCGCCGTCGTGGCGCTCCGCCATCAGCGCCACGTCCCGCTCTTCGCGATCGCCGCCGCGCCGTTGGTCGCCGCGACGCTCGTCGAGCTCGGACGCCGCTGGGTGGCCGCCGCCGGCGCTCGGATCTCGGTCGTCGCGCGCGCGGCGCTCGCCGCCGCGGCGACGATGCAGGCCGTGTTCGCGATCCTCCTCGCCGGGGCGTGGCGGGGCGAGATCACGGTGCTCCCGAGCCATTACCCCGTCCAGGCCGTGCGCTTCCTCGTGCAGAATGACATCGTCGGCAACGTCGCCCTCCCGTTCAGCTGGGGCGAGTATGCGCTATGGGCGCTGCCGACCGGCTCGCGGGTGGCCGTCGACGGGCGGTTCACGACCGCCTACCCGCAGGATCTCCTTGCCGCCGCCTGGCGCTTCATGACCGGCGAGCCCGGCTGGGACGACCTCCTGAACCAGTACCCGACCGACGTCGTCATCGCCGACCGCGCGCACGGATCGGCCGAACACCTGCGCGGCCACCCGGACTGGCAGTACGTCTACTCGGACAAGGTGAGCTTCGTCTTCCTGCGGATCGGCGAGCGCCACGCGGACGCGCTCGCGCGCTTCCATGCCGGCCGGCTCGTCTACGACGCCAAGCCGTTCGCGACGACCTTCCCGGCCGCCGACCGCTCGTGGGCTCCGCCGCCGCGCGACGCGCGCATGGCCGCGAGCGCCGTCGTCCCTCCCGGCCGATTCTGAGGTTAACGGCCCGGCGGTCTCTGCTACATTGACCCGCGACATGGAGACCCTGACGCTCGCGTTCGTCTTCACCTTCGGCGCGATCATCGGCAGCTTCCTGAACGTCTGCATCGCGCGGCTCCCCGACGGGCGCTCGATCGTGCGGCCGCCCTCGCACTGCCCGACGTGCCGGACCTTCCTCGCGTGGTACGACAACGTCCCGATCCTGAGCTACCTCGTGCTGGCCGGCCGCTGCCGTGGCTGCCGCGTCCGGATCTCGGCGATCTATCCCGCCGTCGAGGTGCTCACGGGCGCCCTCGCGGTCGCTCTCTTCCTGCGGCTCGGACCGACGCTGGCGTTCGCCGGCTACTTCGCCTTCGCCGCCGCGCTCGTCGTCATCACCTTCATCGACCTCGACCACCAGATCATCCCCGACGTCATCAGCCTCCCGGGCATCGCGATCGGCCTCGCCTTCTCGCTGGTGTCGCCGCTCGTGACCCCGCGCGACGCGCTCCTCGGCGTGCTCGCCGGCGGCGGGACGCTGCTCGCCGTCGCGTGGACCTACCAGAAGCTCCGCGGCGTCGAGGGCATGGGCGGCGGAGACGTCAAGCTCCTCGCGATGATCGGCGCCTTCCTCGGCTGGCAGAGCATCTTCGTGACGCTCTTCGTCGGCTCCGTGATCGGCTCGCTGATCGGCGTCGTCGTGATGCTCTACGAGGGCGCCGACACGAAGCTCGCGATCCCGTTCGGTCCATTCCTCGCCGGCGGCGCGCTCGTCTACCTCTTCTGGGGCGAGCGCATCCTCGCCTTCTACTTCGGGAGCTGATGCGGCGCGGCGGCGGCCGCGAACGCGTCGCCGCGATCGGCGAGACGGACGAACGGTGACGCGCCGTCGCGCTGCGGCCCGCGATACCGGTAGACGGGACGGTCGGGATAGCGGCGCGCGAGCTCCGCGTCCTCCGCGCCGAGCTCCCGCGCCCACACGATGGGCCCGTCGAGCTCCGGGGCGTTGAGATAGGCGTAGGGCGCGAACTGGAGCATCCCGGCGCGGTCGCGCGCCAGCTCGGCCGCGCAGCGGGGCGAGAGCTTCCGGTCGTCGGGGAGGCGCAGCAGCGGATCGGGACTCGCTCCGGCGACGCGGTGCCCCGGCGACGCGTCGGCGAGCGCGGCCGCGAGGCGCGTCTCCGCGTCCGGTCCCGGCGCGAGGCGCGCGAGCTCGTCGCCGAGCCGGCAGGCGTCGGCGCGCTTGTAGTAGCGCGTGGAGCGCGCCATCGGCACGCCGCGCGCCCACATGCGCACGATCAGCCGCGAGCCGAGACCGTCCGGCACGAGGATCAGGGCGCGGTCGATGCCGGTGCGGCGCGCGTCCTCCTCGGGATGGAGGGCGATCGCCGTCCCGCGCGTCGCGTGCGAGGCGAGGCGGGCCGGGGCGAGGCCGATCGTGGCGACGATCGCCGTCGTCGCGACCGTCACCGTCACGACGTCGCCGAGCGCGAGGCGCGTCCCCGAAAACACGCGTCGCCGATCGGCGAGCCCGACGACGCCGGCGGCCACGAGCACGACGAGGGCCGGGACGGCGGAGAACACGAGGCGCGGTCCGAACAGAGTGTCGCGGTGGAAGTAGAAGAAGAGACATCCGACGAGCGTCAGCAGGTAGCCCGCGAGGAGGCGGGTCCTCGCCGCCGCGAGCCAGCAGCCGGCCGCCGCCAGGAGCGTGACCGGCACCGGCCATTCGAGCAGGTAGACGTTCGTCTGATGGGCGTCGATCGCCGTCAGCCCGAGAGCGCGCGCGAGGGTGAGCGTCGAGCCCCAGGGCACGTCGCGCTCGAGGCCGAGGAGCGTGCCCTGGACGAGCGCGTAGGTGAACGTGAACGCGCTCCCCGTCGTCGCGTGGTTGTAGACGAGCGTCGGCAGCAGCGCGACGGCCGCCGCGGCCGCCGCGGCCGCGAGGGTGGACGGCCCGCCGCGCGCGCGCAGCGCCACGCACGCGCTCGGCGCGGCGACGAGGGCGAGCGCGATCGTGTCGAGCGGCCGGAGACCGAGCCCCGCGCCGACGGCCGCGCCGAGCGCGACGCCCGCGCGCACGCGCCCCGCCGCCACCGCTGGCAGCGCGGCGAGGCCGGCCGTGACGACGAGCGCCGCGGGCAGGTGGTTCATGGCGCTCGCGTCGATCGCGACGACGAACGGCGAGGCGAGCACCAGCAGCGCCGCGAGGCGCGCCGTGCGCTCGTCGAGGTCCACGGCGCGCGCCAACGCGTGGACGGCGGCCGGCAGCGCGGCCGCGAGGAGCGGCGTCACCAGCCACGGCGCGCCGACCGCCAGCCCGAGCGCCAGCAGCATGGGATGGATCGGCGGATACTGCCCGAACCATCCGTGCGACGTGACGGGCGCGAAGAGCGTCTCGAAATGCGCCCGCGACGGCGGTACGGGCGCGACCCATTCCCCGGAGAGCAGCAGGCGCGCCTGGAAGTACTGCACCCAGGCGTCGATCACCGGCGGCATGCGGCCGAAGTGCCACCAAGCGACCGCCGCCGCCTCGGCCGCGGCGAGCAGCCCGATCGCCGCGAGGAACCGACCACGCGAGGGCGCGAGCACGCGGGCGAGTCCGGCGCGCAGCGCCGCCGGCGCCCGCTCGCGCCCGACGAGCAGGACCAGGACCGTCAGGAGGGCGACGACCAGCAGCGCCCACGCCCAGCGGGTCCACGCGGCGCCGTAGTAGGCACCGTCGGTGACACCGGTCCACGCGCCGACCGGGAGGAGGCCGAGGAGCGCCCAGGCGCTGAGGAGGACGGCGAAGACGCGGTCCATCACGGAAGTATCGGCCTTCCGGCCCGGACGCTTGAGCCGCCGGACCCGCTACGAATAGCGGTTCCTCCGCCGCGCCCGGCGCGTAGAACGAGCGTCGGAGGTGACATGCGATGCGGGTCGTCGACGAGGCATGCGGTTTCACGGTGGTGGAGCTCGCGGTCGTGATGGGGGCGCTCGGGATCCTGGCGGCTGGCGCGGTGCTCGGGTGGGCGCGGCTCGAGCCGGTCTTCCGTCTCGACGCGGCGACCCACGCGCTCGCGGCCGATCTGCACGATGCGCGCGTGCGCGCGGTCGCATCGGCGGCGCGGGCGCGGCTCGTGTTCACGCGCGGCGCCGCCAGCTATCGCGTCGAGGGCGCCGACGACGAGGGCACGTTCCACCTGACGGCGCTCCGCACCCTCCCGCGCGGCGTCCGGATCGCCGACGCCAACTCGGGGGGCGACCTGGTGTTCTCGCCGCGCGGTATGGCCGAGAACGGGACGGTCGTCCTGGTCGATCGCCGCGGACTGCGCGCGACGCTGCGGCTGAACCAACGCGGCCGGGTCACGATCGAGTGGGGCCGGACGTGAGACGGCGCGAGGCAGGGTCGGCGGTCGTCGAGTCGCTCGTGGCGCTCGTGCTGGTCGCGCTCGCGGGCGCGCTCGTCGCGTCGGCGGCGCGGAGCGCGCTCCGCGCCGCACACCGCGCGGCGACCCTCGCGCGCACGACGGCGCTCGCCGGTCGCGAGCTCGCGCGGCTCGCGGCAACGGCAGCGACCGCCGCGAGCGACGAGGCCACGCTCGACATGGCGGGCTTTCCCGGGCCGGTCGGGCGCGTGCGCACGGTCGCGCACGATGGTCTCGTGGCGGATCTCCGCATCGCCGTCGCCGCCGGGCGGCCGCCGGAGCGCGTCGCGCTCGGCACGCGGCGCCTGTTGCCGCCCCCGGTGGGCGAATGAGGCGCCCCGCCGCGGAGCGCGGGATGACGCTCGTCGAGCTCCTGGTGGCGATGGTGCTCGGCCTGGTCGCGACGGCGGCACTCGGGGCCGTCGGTCGCGCCGGCCTCGCGGCGGGTCTCCGCGCCGGCACCGACGCCGAGGCCGCGATCGAGACCGCGGCGGCCCTCGACCAGCTCGTGCGCGACCTCCGCGTCGCCGGCTACAACCCGCGGGGCGTGGGATTCCCGGCCTTCACCGTCGTCGCCGCCGACCGCGTCGAGCTGCACGCCGACCTCGACGGCAACGGCGCGATCGACGCGACCTCCGACGAGCGTATCGCCTATCGGGTCGCGGCGGCGAGCCGGAGCCTGCAACGGGTCGTCGGCGCACAGTCGCTCCCGATCCTCTCCGACGTCGCGAGCGACGGGCTTCGCCTCGACTGGCTCGACGCCGCGGGGGCGGCGCTCGACCCGGCCGATCCAGCGGCCGCCGCCGCGGCGCGGCTCGTCGCGATCGACCTGACGGCGACGCCGCCCGGACGGCCCGCCGTGCGCGTGCACGGCGGCGCGCGCCTCCTCAACCGATGACCGCCCGCGGCAGCGCGCTCCTCGCGGCGCTCCTCCTGATGGCGCTCGCGGGCATCGTCGCGAGCGGGCTCGCCGAGCTCGGCCGGCGCGCGCTCGCGCGGGCGCGGCTCGATCGCGACGGCGTGCGCGCCTGGTATCTCGCCGAGGCGGGGCTGGCCGACGTCACGGCCGGGTTGCCGCCCGGCCACGCCTTCACCGACGCGCTCGCGACGACTCCCGCCTCGCCGCCCGCGAGCGGAGCCGCCTGGACCTGGGGCGAGGGCCTCGCCGACGACGCCGACGAAACGCCGCCCGACGACACGCGAGATGGCAACGCACGTGTCATCCTGCGGGTGAACGCCTTCGGCCCGCCGCCCGTCCGGCGACGGCTCGAGGCACTGATCGGCCGCGAACGCGCGCCGTTGCAGCCCGGCGCCCTCTCCTTGACGGGAGATCTCGGGTCGCTGACTCCAGATTTTTCGCTGGACGGCCGAGATTTCGACATGGCCAGCGGCTGTACCGCTCCCGGCCCGGGCCCTGCACGGCCCGGCCTCGCGCTCCCGGAAGGCGCCGGGCTGCCCCTCCTCGCGCACCCCGAGCGCATCGTCGGGCGCGGCGCCGCGCCGAGCATCACGCGCCGGGAGGCCCCCTCGTTCGCCGAGGTCGAGGGCGACGCGCGCGCGACGCGCCTCGCCGCGGGCGCGTTGCCGGCGGCGCTCGGCGACCCCGCGGCGCCGCGCTTCACGGTCGTCGACGGTGAC comes from the Deltaproteobacteria bacterium genome and includes:
- a CDS encoding prepilin peptidase, with protein sequence METLTLAFVFTFGAIIGSFLNVCIARLPDGRSIVRPPSHCPTCRTFLAWYDNVPILSYLVLAGRCRGCRVRISAIYPAVEVLTGALAVALFLRLGPTLAFAGYFAFAAALVVITFIDLDHQIIPDVISLPGIAIGLAFSLVSPLVTPRDALLGVLAGGGTLLAVAWTYQKLRGVEGMGGGDVKLLAMIGAFLGWQSIFVTLFVGSVIGSLIGVVVMLYEGADTKLAIPFGPFLAGGALVYLFWGERILAFYFGS
- a CDS encoding sigma 54-interacting transcriptional regulator — translated: MSEPSADDASAEAGGVAPAPRDQALRRRLGWFLVVRTVLVTMFLAFAAWVYGPQEAAGPDPRLGLIALGYGVTAISALLLPRVRHIVLFAGAQVAVDLALVTLVILATGGLASPLAVLYNVVILNSALLRLGRGVVATAAVAAIVYGTLMTELAVGAPAGMPLGPHAVSHGTIILSFFAIAGLARYLSTQLAAAESLLAARQEDLGRIEVLQQLVANAVDNGLVVTDGNGRIVSANPTAAEILALPPGTSGAALDDVLPGAAGLAADGVPVELALGDPGESQRHVRVKVGTLTDTFHHAIGRIYVLQDVTTVRELEARLREQEQLEAYADTVRATSETDVTVFEGLVGESEAMRRVFALVGKVAPSDSTVLVTGESGTGKELVARAIHTRSPRVDREFVPVNCGAIPETLIESELFGHVRGAFTGAVTDRPGLFRQAHRGTIFLDEIGELPLPMQVRLLRVLQERQIVPVGGTTAMPVDVRVVAATNRDLERLVAEGKFREDLYYRLNVIRIETPSLRSRPEDIPLLLVHLLRICSARHGKTVERVSPRTLRTLCTYAYPGNIRELENVIDHAITLCEGDTLTEQDLPAQVLARGEATAAGGEPEPPAPPVFGEGCNLDEQLATYEKDMLLAALDRAGGVRKRAAELLGIKYRSLRHRLSKYGLASPDDDDLDLGSVLN
- a CDS encoding type IV pilus twitching motility protein PilT → MVNIQDFLQLMLEAGASDLHVTQDSPPLIRVHGELRPLAYPPLTATDTRQLCYSILTEAQKKKFEEDSELDFSFAAKGVCRFRGNLYNQKGAVGGAFRAIPYEIPPLDKLGLPRSVMELAALPRGLVLVTGPTGSGKSTTLAAIIDKINATRPEHIITVEDPIEFVHNHKRAMINQREVFADTHGFAPALKHVLRQDPDIVLIGEMRDLETIEAALVVAETGHLVFSTLHTNCAVQTINRVIDVFPPHQQEQVRAQLSLVLQGVVSQQLIPRADGRGRCLASEVMIPNAAIRNLIREAKVHQMYSQMQVGQQKFGMQTMSQALIDLHQRRLITTEEALGHATEPDELKTMMGQQAAIVEKVRPMARH
- the tadA gene encoding Flp pilus assembly complex ATPase component TadA, with protein sequence HIEPYEKMLRVRFRMDGVLYEIMQPPVKLKNAITSRVKVMASLDIAERRMPQDGRIKLKLGNNREMDFRVSVLPTIFGEKVVLRLLDKSNLQLDMTKLGFEEKALADFKESIYRPHGMVLVTGPTGSGKTTTLYSALAELNKTASNISTAEDPVEFNLVGINQVQMHEAIGLTFASSLRSFLRQDPDIIMVGEIRDFETAEIGVKAALTGHLVLSTLHTNDAPSTINRLLNMGVEPFLVASSINLIMAQRLVRVICANCKEEAPMTPDALVDIGTPAEMAEHMTCYRGAGCGNCNSTGYKGRLALYEVMPMHESIRDAVIAGASTAEVKRTAIATGMTTLRRSGINKIADGVTTVEEVLRITMPDAQAG
- a CDS encoding type II secretion system F family protein, which produces MPVFKWVGVGPNGETMRGEMEAMTRQAVITRLRTQRINPSPEKIKEKGKGFDREISLPSFGAPVKQHDIVVFTRQFATMIDAGLPLVQCLEILSQQSESKALCKALREVKEEVEAGSTFAAALKKHPKIFSDLYANMVAAGEVGGILDTILNRLASYMEKIVRLKSKIKGAMIYPACIISAAVLVTGILLVYVIPVFAELFNSFGQALPAPTQFVINLSNFTINNFWLIVGGMIAVAGGFVFTSRTDQGRYYLDKVGLRLPVFGDIIRKTAIARFARTLGTLVSSGVPILDALTITGRTAGNKIIEEAIFATRSSISEGKTIAEPLIASKVFPPMVCQMIAVGETTGALDQMLQKIADFYEDEVDNAVANLTSLMEPMVILILGGLIGGLVVSMYLPIFKLGSVLS
- a CDS encoding type II secretion system protein; translation: MTKQNQSGFTLIELLVVVAIIGILAAIAIPQFAAYRAKGFDARAESDCRNAATAEEAYFVDNATYSDAAGSLPGFVQSEDVNVALTASDTDFSVTCDSPKGTSGFSCTWTSNPTSGEPNMVCTTS